attttctgattttcagGCATGCACTTCCAGTCTGTTTGCTAAACAAGCCCCATGCCCTGTGTGCCGTTACTGTGCTTCTACTGAGTTCTGCTCTTTCTGCCTTACACTTCGCAAAGGGTGGTCCAAGACCACCCACATCACAATCACCTGGGATTGTTGTTAAAATTCAAATTTGGAGATTCCTCAACTGTATCTGATGATAGAGCCCAGTTAACTGCATTTTAATTagtttcccaggtgattcttagaTGAACTGAAGTTGGAGAATCATTGCTCTATGTCTTTGTCCatatcatttcttccttttagaatgtCCTGTCACATTCTCTAGCCGTTGTCATCCTTCCCATCCCTTCCTTTTATGGAATTTTGTCAATTCTTCCTAGTATTAATGGTCATTGGAGTAACTGTCGCTTGCAGACTGTAAATTTAGTAAGTACAGGGACCATGTGTCAATCATATTTGCAATCCCTGTAGTGTCTGTTATGGTGCTTTGCACATAGAAGCTACTCCATAGAGgcttgatgaataaatgaagggtTCATTCAttctctagaactagaaacataGGAAGGGCTCACTATATATACAGATTTTTAAGATTAAATGTCAACCAGCTATTGGGGAAATACTTTTAGGTAGAAAATCCTTTTTGGTGACCTAGATATAAAAGCATGTATATGGCCTCATTCTTTTTCAGTGTGTAAGGTCAAACATCAAAGAAATGCTGCTGTTTCTCTTCAGGGTTAGTGGTGAACAATTATTATGAAAAAGAATTACCATTGTCTATCAGGAGGCTTCTGAAAGATTTACAGAGTCCAAGGCCCTGCCTCTGGGAGCTCATTATAATTGAAATCTCTAGCTTGCAGGACCACAGTCTGAGCAGTCTGAGATTTCTAGAATGCTGGGTTTATTAACTCAAGACCCAAGGTACATTAACCTGGAGACTAGGTAGTCCACTTCAGTGCTCAGTGTCACTGTTCAAATGCCTGGAAAGTCTCTTCTCTTCAGTGAATCTCTAGTAATGGAAGGGTCCTTGTTTCCACAGAAGGGACTCACTCCTTGACTCTGGCAGTGCCCCACTAGAATACAAGCTCCTTCGGagatatgttttatttatctttgaaacacagtgtctggcatatatgAGTGGCTAAGAAAAGCTTGGCAGATAAAACCATAAACGAATGTgttgtttttgcatttctttggattacttatcagcttaaatttaagatgttaaaaaaaagacCCCCAAGACAGTAAATTTTTGAGCTGCaatgaaattcttttttaaaaaatactgaattattGTTATTAGAGCAAAGTGTTAACCTACTTGTTATAGCAAAATTCTGTATCATTCTCCCTGGCTTCCATTCATTATCCATTCCCCTCTTATTTTAGTTTTGCTTGCTTACTGCTAGGGATTCTTTCTCCATTTGCTTTTCTCCTGACCAAATGGAAAAACCTTGAGTTTACTACATGAGTTTGGAGTGATTTCAGACCTCTGTCTTCAGCTGATGATCCTCCACATGGCTCATCTTTCCATTGCTATGTGATGAATAGAAGTGCTTACAAAACTTACTTGGGGAGTGGGAAGGCATCAGGCAGGAGTGGAAACATGTGAGGCTCCTTGATGAGATAATGCAACCTACACACATTTATTCAGGTGGGAAGAAGGGGCAGCATGGGAGGTTAAGTAGCTAAATCTTGAGCTCTTTGTCCCCAGAAAACATTGTTAACTTATTGTTGCGACAATAAAAAGTTTCTGCCATTTTGGAAATCGTTATAGTTTAATGCAAAATGCCTGAATTAAAATTCTAGTTCTGTCACTTAAGTCTATATGACTCTAGCCAGCTTACTTTCATgaaccatttatttttctcatttgtaaaatgggaatgataatatcTCCTTGTAGTATCGTCAGAAAAGTCAGGGACAGTGAATACAAAGTAATTAGCACAGTACCTGGGACAAGTAGATGCTCAGTCAATGATTTCAGTCATTAATGCCATCAGTGCCCTGAGTAGGGCCCTTAAGCCCCGCTCTGTGGCTCTGGCATAATGAATTAGAGGACAAACCTGGCTAACTTCACATGGAGCCCAAGATTATCAGAGCATCTTCcttctgcattcttttttatttattttctatcgaAAGACTCTCTCttttccagctttcttctttctaCCCATATTTCCATGTTAGCATgcagattaatatttaaatttaaatgcttGGTGTTCTTTCCCTTCTGTAGGGCCTCTACAATGAAGGtgatttttgttgtgtttgaatatgtgtcttttaattgtaTTGGAAGGATGGGAAGATGTACTTCCTTGAGTATGTCCAAAGTGTTAGGGCCCTCTTAACAGAGCAGATAAAATAAGCAAGCCAGGGCTGATGTTGGAAGACACACACCCAGGTTGTGGGGAAAATGTCAGGGCCCGGGTGCTCTCTTTATGCTGGAGATCAGTTTTTCCAGCCCAAGGGTCTTTGCTCATGAGTCTGAATCATGTGTTTCCTCTCTTCTTAACACTGACATTGACTACAATCTGATTTTGAACTCTGCTCATGTTAGGGTGCAACCATTTCACACAGACAACATTTTTTAACTGCAAATGCTTAGGCCCGTTTCCCAGATTCTGATTTACCACTGGAGATTTGGTGAATCAGCACATGACCCTGTGAGCTTTACTTTACTCATTTAATAAGCAGATGTTGTGcatcttctatgtgccaggctgtGCTGTAGGAACTGGGAATAcatcaatgaaaaaaagaaacgaaaatcCCTGCCCTTAGAGAGTTGCATcttttggagagagaaagacaataaatagaaccattgaataaaatatatagcatGTAAAAAGTAATaagagctggccaggcatggtagttcatgcctgtaatcccagcacttagggaggctgaggcaggcggattacctaaggtcaggtgttcaagaccagcctggctaacatggtgaaaccgtgtctctactaaaaatacacacacaaaaaaaaactagccgagcatggttggcgggcacctgtaatcccagctacttgggaggctgaggcagaagaattgtgtgaatccggaaggcagaggttgcagtgagccgagttcataccactgcactccagcctgggtgacaagagcaagactctgtctcaaaaacaaaaccaaaaaagtaatAAGTGCTatctagaaaaataaagcaggggaaAGGGCCAACAGTGCATCTCATGAGTTTTCAAcaacttcattattttatatccTAAGTCTATCTTTCCTTTTGTGACCACGTTGCCTACCTTCACCCTAGTTTCTTCCTTTCCTGGACAGTTTCAGCAGGTATTTTTGGACATAAAGTAGGGGCCTGACTTCTGTTTTGTGAGTTTCAGAGAAAGGCTTGAGCCTGTGATGTGACCACTCATAGCCCATGCCCTTCAGGACCTGTCCCAAAGTATTAAACAGCAGAGAGGAAACTCTTTCTTTGGAGGGGAATATTAGGTATTAGCAGAGAGTCTCTGTGtaaatgaggttttctttttttcctgaagtcTGGCCATGGTCTGATAGCCTGAGGCTGGAGCCAGGGCAGTAATTTTCACTTTAGGTGAGATGGTCAGATGAGAAAAGCCTTCATCCTCTGGCATCATCTCTTTATCTAGAAGCATTTGGAAGTGCTTGCGTTGCTAGTGGATAAGGATTTATGGTTGCTTTAATGTTGCCTTAGAAACAGATTAATTGCTTAGCTTTGAGGCTTTCGGTCAGCAAGAATTACATAGAAGGGAATTCCAAGTACTGATGAAGGCCATCAAGGAGTTCCTTGGAATAACCCCAGCTGCCAATCAAGAGGATGCCATTAGGCTGACTGTCCAATATATTGGGCTGGTAGGAATGCCAGCATATGCCTTTGCTCTGAGTCACGTCCTCCTTGGTAGTCAAAACTGGCTATAGCTTCCAGCAGGGAATGGTCACTATGCTGCCAACCACTCTTCAGGCCTCTGTTCCAAAAGCTCTCCCTCATCCTTTGCAAAAGCCGTTTGATCTATCTCTTGCAGATGTGGGTTTCTATTCCTTGTAGCTGTGACCTCTTCCTCTAACACAGCTGGCTGGACTATTCACAGCTGGATATCTTTTTACCATCCTTTGTCAGTGCCATTTGGGTTTATAATCTGTAGGTGATGGGttgtgtgttgttttaaaataaatagtgatAAGAAGATAATTTGGGTATTCTTGATACTGTGCTGAAGTCTCATTTGGATGATGTAATGGGTATTTTAAGTTAGTACTGCTCATAGTTGTACGAGTTGATCTGAATCCACCATAAAAATCAGCCTATACTTTGTATTGGTAAATTAAGGCAGAATATAAGAAAGCCAGGCAGCAAATCAACATATCCACAGTCTCTATTCTTATCTTTCTGCTTAATTTgtatggaaatatatatttgagGGAAAATGGGGAGAGTTAAGTAGAACTACTTTGAATCTGATAGAGGAAAGACCCTGAAGGAAAGGAGACAAAAGGATGAAGAAGGAACTCACATTTAGATAACACCTATTCCACATCTTCATGGGCATTTGGATTTGGCATTAATTTAATACGAAAAAGAAATTCAAGTCCAGAGAGTTCTTTCCAATTGCTTCATTGCCAATAAGCTACATCAGTGTGCTGTGTCCACTGTTCACAAATTATAATACTGCCCTCTTTTGCATATAATTGTAATGTTTTTAGTTAACACCGGAAGcccccttcctttttctctgataATGATGATGGATTTTTACTGATCTGTCTACCTTTAGACATCTGGTGACCTTTTGGCTAAGAACATATTGTGGGATGTGGGCTAGGGAAGGGATAAAGGGCAGGGCTTTTTCTTGGCTGGCCTAGGAGATTGCCCTGACAGTGCATGCAGGAAGAGGTTGCCAGGCAATTGCTAAAAGACCAGATTGAAGGGCAGCTGTCTCTAGGAACATGCTAGCCCTCATGTTACATCACAGTTATTGATGCTTGTCTGTTTGAGTCTAATCCATAAGATGAAAGCCAGGCTACTGGAAACCTTCCACAAGACTTTTGCTAACTAGGCCCTCCTGACTCTGCATGGAAGCCAAGAGGCTTTCCAACGGGCTAGTCCAAGCCAACCCCAATAGTTCTCAAAGATTACTTCACACACTATCAGGGATGATATAATGGAGCAGTTAATTATATCAGTCTTGGAAAAAGACCAGGGGTTGAGTCTTAGTTGAGGGGTTTACTGTCTGTATGACTTTCAGCAAGTACTTAACCTATCTAAGCCTCAGTTATCCAACCTCTAAATGGGCTAATAATACCTACTATTTAGGATTATTGTTAGGGTACTGTGTATTGCACAATTCCAGGGGTGCTGTTCTCATGGACTATAATGGAAATAGCAACACTAGGCATTTTGTAACATAGCAATGCTGGCTAatggaaatattaaatataattgatATGTATAGAGAGAATTTAGCATGGTGTCTGTGACTGTTTAAGAATGGAATCTAGTATTCTCTCAGGAAATTGGTTATAATTTGGTGTTGAGCTCTTTTGAAACTTGCTTCTaagaaggaaaaagcaaaataattttggaTACAGAATCCAAAACTTATATCCAAGATGTAAGAAATTGTTACCTAGTTCAGGGAATGGGAATAATTTCCATATTCTGGAGCTCAAATGCCAGATCATAAAAGGTCTTAGAAAGCCTGTTGAGGGGTTTGAGCTTTGTCCTCAGGGAAGCGGGAAACCAATGAAGAGTTTTAAGGGACGTGAAGAGTGTCAGATCTGCACTTTAGGAGTTTCATTTTGGCTGAAATGTGAAGAATGGAATGATGCGATTTGGCAGTAATTTGAAGGGAGTGGTTAATTATATCAGTCTTGGAGACAGACACAGGTTTGAATCTCCCTTCAGTGTTTATGTTCAGTACTActatttattacaaatatttcacCTTTCTGATTCTTTCAGGTCCCCAAGACATTTCTTTCACCATTTTAAATGTTAGATATCTTCTGTATCATTTTGTATACCTGCCAAGTATTGAGATCACTTATAAATTAGATTTTATATAGTAAGCAAATGCTGGTCTCCTTGTTTCCACCCTTGCCCCTTCAGTCTATTCTGCACTGAACCAGCACAGAGATCcttctaaaagaaaaatcagatcaTATCACCCTCTGATTAGAACCTCCCAGTGATTCTCATCTTCTACCCCATCAAAGCCCATGCCTTATGGCAATTCAGTGTTCCCTGATCCATTCTCACTCCTGAGCCCTGCCCCCTTGGTCCATTGCCCTCATGCTACATTGGTTTTCTGTGTTTCTAGACTGTGCCAAGCATGATTCCCATTAGGACCTTTGAACTTGCTAGGAATTCTTTTCCTACAGATATCCACAAGACTTGATCTTTCGTGTCCTCCAGGACTTTGCTCAAGTGTTACCTTATCAGAGAGGCCTTCCTTAACCATCTAATATGAAATCTTGCATGCCATGTGTatacacactgacacacacacacacacacacacactcccacactccTTGCCTTCTATAGATTGCTCTGCACACACATGTACCATAGGACTTTTTAAGCTTctgatatttatatttgtttgtttcctccacCATTAGAATATAAGCTCTGTGAGGACAGAGACTTTGTTTTATCACTGGTGAATTCTCAGGATCTAGAAGAGAGCCTAGCAAGtctttctaaaatacatattaaGTATGCATAAATATTGTGGATGAAATGGATACACAAGGGAGTTGGAACTAGATTTTCCAACATTCTTGCAGGATGGTTAAATTTCACTTTGTTTCAAGCAGAAATCTCAAAGCCTTTCAAAGACTGAACAAACAGACATACTGACCAGAacttttgcatattttgaaaatatgctgCCTCTATTTTTCAGCCTTTTACTTAGTTTCAAATTCTACTGCTGTAACCCTCCTCTGGTTTTCTTTAGTATGGGAAAAATGTCAAAGAAGCTTATCTCCCTGTAGTGATGAGCTATAAAGGGCTTTAGGCTATGGTGGGATCTCTGAGGGTCTGCCAGAATGTCCTAGGCAAGGGTGTTCTCCTGGGCCCTGGTGCAGTTTGCAGTATAAGCCATCAGCAGCAAACATAAGCCAGAGAGTGTAGGCGAATGTGGGGTGGCTCTCAGCCAGCCCGAAGCTATGAAAGCCTCTAATCCAGCTCCTCTTTTAACTTTTTCCAGGACATAAGGGTATGTTCTGACTCAGGGCTTCTTCCTATTGCTGCTTTATCTGATGTCATAACTTGGTCTGTCCTGCAAGGCCTGGGAGACAGTTACCTTGACTTGGAGCAGACCTTCCTCTACTTCAGTTTCCCCTCACCTCCGTCCCAGGTTCTGGAAGCAGAGGGGATGTAAGGTCTGAGTAGAGTTTTGCTTGAGCTGGTGGGTGAACTTAAGGCCGTGGTGGTTGAGTCCACCGCTATGCCTACCAAGCTTTGTGTGCTGCTCACTGACTCTGTTGCCATGGCCCTCCTTGCCTACCGTCCTTCATCATGTGTATATTTTGTGGTCACTGTTGTCATGCCACATGAGCTAATTTAAATGGAATTATTGGTCCTGCATTTTTTGGTCACTTGAACCCTCGACAGAACTAATATGTATTTTAGAATGACCATGGAAAATATGACTGACACCGAGAAGGAACATTTTAAGGTTGGTGACGCTGATTCCACAGCCTGCCAGGCTCTTTCCCACAACTAGGCCTTGGCCTGGTTATCTTCCTTTCCAGCCTGCAGAAAAGCAGGCTCTGTACACAGATGTGAAGAGCTGTGCTTGAAGAACCAGATGCCCAGCTGCTAATGTATCAGCAGACCTGGGCTGGCTgaaaattaggaagaaatgtGCTCTCATcaaaacatgcttttaaaaactgTACTTAATGTGTGGGAATATTGCATTATAGcagaatttttttctcctcaagAACAAATGCCATTGAGCTTTCATTTCAGGCAAGCTTGAAGTTTTGTGTTTCCAAGTAAGTGTGGAGCAATAGGACATGATTTCATGAAATACAGTGTAAGATGCTCTCTGGCATTTAAGATAATCACCAGGCCTTGTGTTGGTGTTTCAGAGTCTGATTTTCAAAGCATCAATTGTAATAAGGTGCTTTTGGCATTGAAACCATTTTTGGAAGATGATGTACCAacacaaatttagaagaaaatctgCTTTAGTCAAAAAGAGGAAATTGTTTAATGCTTCAAAAttcctgtgttttttggctaTTAGCATGCATAAATGTGTGTTTAATAAGGCAAGGCTATATAAATTGAACTTTTCCTTTCCAATAAGTCAATTGTGTATCTTGCTCAGTGAATGGATACTACATGTAGTAAATTCACAGCAAGATTGAGTTGTAAACTTTACAAAGGATTGCTTAGTCACTGATGGAGTCTTAGAACAATCATTCACCATAGATTTTGTGATGGtcaaatatacacaaattttggtaagagtaataaaaataagtaattagtAATGCTTTGGATGCAGCTCTAATGACATGACTTTTTTTCTGCCCTCTCCCCCATCTTATTTTTACCAGTAGGTTGTGACAGTTGGAAGTGTCATGTACAACATGTGGCGATTAAGTCTTTCACCCACCTTTTCAATGGGATTTCATCTGTTAGTTATTGTGACTCTCTTATTTTCCCATGTGGACCGTGTAATTGCTGAGACAGAaatggaaggagaaggaaatgaaactGGTGAATGTACTGGATCATATTACTGTAAGAAAGGGGTGATTTTGCCCATTTGGGAACCCCAAGACCCTTCTTTTGGGGACAAAATTGCTAGAGCTACTGTGTATTTTGTGGCCATGGTCTACATGTTTCTTGGAGTCTCTATCATAGCTGATCGGTTCATGTCCTCTATAGAAGTCATcacatctcaagaaaaagaaataaccataaagaAACCCAATGGAGAGACCACCAAGACAACTGTGAGGATCTGGAATGAGACAGTTTCTAACCTGACCTTGATGGCCCTGGGATCTTCTGCTCCTGAGATTCTCCTTTCAGTAATTGAAGTGTGCGGCCATAACTTCACTGCAGGAGACCTCGGTCCTAGCACCATCGTGGGAAGTGCTGCATTCAATATGTTCATCATTATTGCACTCTGTGTTTATGTGGTCCCTGATGGAGAGACAAGGAAGATTAAGCATTTGCGTGTGTTCTTTGTGACGGCAGCCTGGAGCATCTTTGCCTACACCTGGCTTTACATTATTTTGTCTGTCATATCTCCTGGCGTTGTGGAGGTCTGGGAAGGTTTgcttactttcttcttctttcccatCTGTGTTGTGTTCGCTTGGGTAGCGGATAGGAGACTTCTGTTTTACAAGTATGTCTACAAGAGGTATCGAGCTGGCAAGCAGAGGGGGATGATTATTGAACATGAAGGAGACAGGCCATCTTCTAAGACTGAAATTGAAATGGATGGGAAAGTGGTCAATTCTCATGTTGAAAATTTCTTAGATGGTGCTCTGGTTCTGGAGGTGGATGAGAGGGACCAAGATGATGAAGAAGCTAGGCGAGAAATGGCTAGGATTCTGAAGGAACTTAAGCAGAAACATCCAGATAAAGAAATAGAGCAATTAATAGAATTAGCTAACTACCAAGTCCTAAGTCAGCAGCAAAAAAGTAGAGCATTTTATCGCATTCAAGCTACTCGCCTCATGACTGGAGCTGGCAACATTTTAAAGAGGCATGCAGCTGACCAAGCAAGGAAGGCTGTCAGCATGCATGAGGTCAACACTGAGGTGACTGAAAATGACCCTGTTAGTAAGATCTTCTTTGAACAAGGGACATATCAGTGTCTGGAGAACTGTGGTACTGTGGCCCTTACCATTATCCGCAGAGGTGGTGATTTGACCAACACTGTGTTTGTTGACTTCAGAACAGAGGATGGCACAGCAAATGCTGGGTCTGACTATGAATTTACTGAAGGAACTGTGGTGTTTAAGCCTGGTGAGACCCAGAAGGAAATCAGAGTGGGTATCATAGATGATGATATCTTTGAGGAGGATGAAAATTTCCTTGTGCATCTCAGCAATGTCAAAGTATCTTCTGAAGCTTCAGAAGATGGCATACTGGAAGCCAATCATGTTTCTACACTTGCTTGCCTCGGATCTCCCTCCACTGCCACTGTAACTATTTTTGATGATGACCATGCAGGCATTTTTACTTTTGAGGAACCTGTGACTCATGTGAGTGAGAGCATTGGCATCATGGAGGTGAAAGTATTGAGAACATCTGGAGCTCGAGGAAATGTTATCGTTCCATATAAAACCATCGAAGGGACTGCCAGAGGTGGAGGGGAGGATTTTGAGGACACTTGTGGAGAGCTCGAATTCCAGAATGATGAAATTGTGTAAGTtctatattatatgtgtgtgtgtgtgtgtgtgtggttcagTGTGTTTATGAATGTGAGTCTgtgcatcattttttaaattaaatagcaTACAACGAATGGAATAGCTTTTATACAAGATCTCTTTCAAGATACCAGTCTTTGCTTGGGTGCCAATTAGCAGTATGCTCTGCACACAGAGATCTGAAATTTATTTacatcagaattttatttttacttttatacattTACACATTTTAAGTACATGGTGACTATGATAAAATGAGTGATGGGACACAGTTTATCAGATGACTTAAGACAGGCTAAAAATGTGTCTTCTATTTCAAATTACACGGTATATACTCagaaaaggaatatttaaaaCATCACAATAGGTCTCTAACTTCATTTCTGAGTACAAATTGGGAAAACCCAAAAAGGAAACACCTCTGAAAAGAATTTCTTGGCTACCAGGGCgggctgaaaatatttttgtggctTTTATGTGACATTGTGTTTTGTGACAATATAAGTTAATGTTTCTGCTTAAATGCCAATGCTAAATTATGACCAATCCTGCTTCTTCAGTGCTATGCCAACATGGGAAAGGCCATCCAGCCCTTTTGTAGTTCAAGTCTGGTTTTATTTTACATCCTTATTAAACAAACCCTCTACCCTGCTGATACAGCGATGGagagagaaataagtttctgtccACATGTCTAGTTGTCAGGCAGCAggtgagagaaaagaaggaaaaatttatTCTTCCTCTTGGTACTTTACAGTGGCACTGTCCTCATGTAGTAATATGAAGTACCCAGTTGTTAAGTGATTCTTCCACTGAGAGATGATATTTAGAGGGCTGTTCCCCCTTTGCCTAGGAAAGTGTGTTGCACTCAGCTCACCAAAAGCACACCAGAAAATCTGACTGTATGAACAATTTctgggggggagggagggaggctggcaGGGAGGCTGGCTATAATATCTGCAGTACAACAAAGGACGTTAAAATGAGTGATTATGTTGGTTGAAGCATTGGACATTTAGAAATTTcagggaagaaaaatgaatatataaatacagtTCTAAAATAGTTAACTCTTATGATAATGGCATATGATATGCCAAATGGTGAATGCATGCTCTTTAAATATGAAATTTCTCCTACTGAaattgagagaaagaaaacaaaccaaaaagggGGAGGGGATGGGCAGAGAGAACAGATTTTCCTGGAAGAGCCTTCCAGTGTCTTTACATCTCTTTGTTGTTACACTATAGTGATAAGTAGTGTCGAGTACAATATCACAATGAAATCAAGCAAAGCAGGGATTATAATATCCATCTTCTGATGTGTGTAGGGAGCATAGTGTTTTGATTAATATCTGTTTTATGTTAATTATAATGTTGTTAGTGTTCCACTTATTGAGATGTGTTTTGTTGGGATACTCATTTTACTGAAAGATAGTGATCTAGTAGCAAATTAATATCCTTCATATCCAAGAAAGAATTTTTTCAATGGTCTTGCATTGGAAAGTTCATGTGTGCCCAGGTTAACACAAGTGAACTTTACTCCTTTGCTAGGAATTCTTTCCCTGTTGATTATATTTTCCCTAATGATTATGTTTACTAATCATTTCAATTATGAACCCTTCTGTAGTAGATAGCACTTGTAATCCATGTAAAAGTGTATTGCGTGTTGTTAAAGGTATATTTCATGTTGTTAAATGAACTCATAAGGGTAGCCCTTAAAACACCTttaatctgtgttttgttttgtttgtttgactaagcatattttcttttgaaaatttaatctTACCTTTTCTTAAGAATAAGGACTCTATACTGGTTTATTTGAAAAGCAGTCTTTCCCTATCTATTCTGCAGTTCAGGACTTTTACCAAACCATAAGTAACCTTCTTTTGGGTGGTACAATGCAGAAGAATAaggaaaaggatttttaaaaaggattgacATTGATTTGATAGAATAACTTATTCTGCCAAGTTCCATTTAAAACATTCATCCTATGCAATTAAATTGGAAGGAATATTGCCAAATTCCGTCTTTAGAAATTTAGATTTCTTGTGAGAATTGGTAAACGTTGGTGGAGTTGGTGAAAATTGGCTAATAATTCATGccatctatatatgtatgttcTTAGGAGTATTCAAGATCAATCGCAAGTTTCTTGCTCTATAAAATTGTTACTATACTTCATTTGCTCAATTGAAATGTGAAATTTTAGAAATGGCAAAGCATTTAATTTATAAGTGGAATGAAATTACAGccctacatttttcttttttctagatttttaattttgaagagatTTCATCTTGACTTCCTAGAGTTTTATTACTGACAAGCTTTGTAGATGCTAAATAGGTCTATTGATTGTACAAATTTGTTTGGCTGGGACTTAACCTTAAATTAAGCACCAGGATTCAAACACAAGGTTTCTAGAAAAACATTATCAAAGATTTgttgattgcatgtctttgctattgggaatagtgctgcaatgaacatacgagtgcatgtgtctttataatagaatgatttatattcctttgggtatatacccagtaatggggttgctgggtcaaatggagtTGTGCTGCCCTCTTAGCAGcttagaaaacattatttttttatggATCATTTTTCCTTTGGCAGTTGTCTTATTTCCATACAGTCAGATCCAAGTGAAAGAGTTTGTCATCATGCAATGGAGTCAGACTATGTAGACTAAACTCAACTTATCTTTAAGAATGAATTTATATCTCATTAAATTACATAGTTAATCTTGAAAGATGTCCTCCTTCAAAACCTACAGTACTTAAACAAGGCTGATGGTGCCACCAAGCTTTATTAagtactttggaaaaaaaaatgtttgtttaatgTTGTGCACAAAGCCAGACTTTACTATTCTTTCCAGAGCACCATAAAGAGATTCCTGGAAAAGCCTAAATTTAAAGGCTAATTTTAAGAAGTCCCTAACCAAGGTAGAAATAAGGTCCAATCTGATCAAAGATGGAGAATAAGAGGCAGTACAGC
This genomic window from Pongo pygmaeus isolate AG05252 chromosome 12, NHGRI_mPonPyg2-v2.0_pri, whole genome shotgun sequence contains:
- the SLC8A1 gene encoding sodium/calcium exchanger 1 isoform X1, which codes for MYNMWRLSLSPTFSMGFHLLVIVTLLFSHVDRVIAETEMEGEGNETGECTGSYYCKKGVILPIWEPQDPSFGDKIARATVYFVAMVYMFLGVSIIADRFMSSIEVITSQEKEITIKKPNGETTKTTVRIWNETVSNLTLMALGSSAPEILLSVIEVCGHNFTAGDLGPSTIVGSAAFNMFIIIALCVYVVPDGETRKIKHLRVFFVTAAWSIFAYTWLYIILSVISPGVVEVWEGLLTFFFFPICVVFAWVADRRLLFYKYVYKRYRAGKQRGMIIEHEGDRPSSKTEIEMDGKVVNSHVENFLDGALVLEVDERDQDDEEARREMARILKELKQKHPDKEIEQLIELANYQVLSQQQKSRAFYRIQATRLMTGAGNILKRHAADQARKAVSMHEVNTEVTENDPVSKIFFEQGTYQCLENCGTVALTIIRRGGDLTNTVFVDFRTEDGTANAGSDYEFTEGTVVFKPGETQKEIRVGIIDDDIFEEDENFLVHLSNVKVSSEASEDGILEANHVSTLACLGSPSTATVTIFDDDHAGIFTFEEPVTHVSESIGIMEVKVLRTSGARGNVIVPYKTIEGTARGGGEDFEDTCGELEFQNDEIVKIITIRIFDREEYEKECSFSLVLEEPKWIRRGMKALLLNELGGFTITGQPVFRKVHAREHPILSTVITIADEYDDKQPLTSKEEEERRIAEMGRPILGEHTKLEVIIEESYEFKSTVDKLIKKTNLALVVGTNSWREQFIEAITVSAGEDDDDDECGEEKLPSCFDYVMHFLTVFWKVLFAFVPPTEYWNGWACFIVSILMIGLLTAFIGDLASHFGCTIGLKDSVTAVVFVALGTSVPDTFASKVAATQDQYADASIGNVTGSNAVNVFLGIGVAWSIAAIYHAANGEQFKVSPGTLAFSVTLFTIFAFINVGVLLYRRRPEIGGELGGPRTAKLLTSCLFVLLWLLYIFFSSLEAYCHIKGF
- the SLC8A1 gene encoding sodium/calcium exchanger 1 isoform X4, which produces MYNMWRLSLSPTFSMGFHLLVIVTLLFSHVDRVIAETEMEGEGNETGECTGSYYCKKGVILPIWEPQDPSFGDKIARATVYFVAMVYMFLGVSIIADRFMSSIEVITSQEKEITIKKPNGETTKTTVRIWNETVSNLTLMALGSSAPEILLSVIEVCGHNFTAGDLGPSTIVGSAAFNMFIIIALCVYVVPDGETRKIKHLRVFFVTAAWSIFAYTWLYIILSVISPGVVEVWEGLLTFFFFPICVVFAWVADRRLLFYKYVYKRYRAGKQRGMIIEHEGDRPSSKTEIEMDGKVVNSHVENFLDGALVLEVDERDQDDEEARREMARILKELKQKHPDKEIEQLIELANYQVLSQQQKSRAFYRIQATRLMTGAGNILKRHAADQARKAVSMHEVNTEVTENDPVSKIFFEQGTYQCLENCGTVALTIIRRGGDLTNTVFVDFRTEDGTANAGSDYEFTEGTVVFKPGETQKEIRVGIIDDDIFEEDENFLVHLSNVKVSSEASEDGILEANHVSTLACLGSPSTATVTIFDDDHAGIFTFEEPVTHVSESIGIMEVKVLRTSGARGNVIVPYKTIEGTARGGGEDFEDTCGELEFQNDEIVKTISVKVIDDEEYEKNKTFFLEIGEPRLVEMSEKKALLLNELGGFTITGKYLFGQPVFRKVHAREHPILSTVITIADEYDDKQPLTSKEEEERRIAEMGRPILGEHTKLEVIIEESYEFKSTVDKLIKKTNLALVVGTNSWREQFIEAITVSAGEDDDDDECGEEKLPSCFDYVMHFLTVFWKVLFAFVPPTEYWNGWACFIVSILMIGLLTAFIGDLASHFGCTIGLKDSVTAVVFVALGTSVPDTFASKVAATQDQYADASIGNVTGSNAVNVFLGIGVAWSIAAIYHAANGEQFKVSPGTLAFSVTLFTIFAFINVGVLLYRRRPEIGGELGGPRTAKLLTSCLFVLLWLLYIFFSSLEAYCHIKGF